AGAACCTACAGTGTATTCTACATCGAACGATGAATATCTTAGAACTTTGGGTAGTTCACCTTGCATAGAAACTTTGTTTAGGAATTCTAAATGTGATGAAAACAATGTTAATAATGGGATTGGAGGGGTcataactttagttagaaggcatcccataatttcggagggtgaaaattcTAGTGACAAAAATGATTAAAGTGGGATTGGATAAAGACTTTAGGTAGTACTACTCCCTCTACTtttgattacaaagactttaattatgataattgatatATTACTGAATATATTACTCTTTCTGAATCTGTGATGAACTCTCCAAATGCTTATGagcaaaacaaagcttttactattGTTGAAGCACTTATCAAAGCTAGCCAAGAAATTGGAACTAGAAGTCTCCATTCCTAGAAAATTATAAGATGGTTTGGAACCCATAATCAAAATTAAAATCAATAAGAATGAGTGTAATGCCATATGTGATAATAAAAAACTACAATGAATCTCCTATGAGCTCTTTGCTGCATAAATTAATAGTCGTATATGCTCTCTAATCTATTTATCTTCTTTACCAAGTTTGGTGGGTTCAGTGTTGCGGAGATCCgttccagtgacagaaagggaatggACACATATTGTACtcttgctactaaggataaaatgatggttcCATTATCACACTTGCATGATAGTTTTACTGTCCACGTTATGCCATCTTGCTTATAGCAGTACTCtgtttattatgaacttaatacctcaAGATGCATGTCGGATCGTGCTCTTTAGGTGGAGCATTAGTTCTAGATGCAATTGGATAACAGTCTACATATCATGGACATAATGTCTATATGAGATTGTGCCATGAATGAttgccatgaatgatcatagtcacAATTATAAATATTGTAATTTAATCGCTGCCCAACTATAATTTCTTGACCACAACACATTTCTTTTTCTTGGAGAGATGCCTCTAATGAaactatggcccttgggtctattttCTTTACATTGCAAACACCGTTACAATTAATTTTCTCATTGTTCCAATTATTATTTTGTTCTATTTATCACTTCATTCCATACCATAAAATTTACCCTTGTAACTAGCAGGACAAGAGAAACATTCTTGAAACATTGGGGGCAAGGGTGTTTGGTGTACAGGTACCAAGAAATTAGGCTGCAGATGAAATTCCTACTAGTTCAATAAAGCTTGGTTCTCAATCAAGGAAATACTTATTGCTAGGTTACTTCATCCTTACACTTGGGCGTTACCCAACCATTCTAACGAGAGAGAAAGTAGCGTGCTCCTCCTTGAACCGATAGCCCCGGGAGTATGGGTCGTCCGGAGAGGTGGCCCACCCACTTCATGATCCCATGTAGAAAATGGATCGATCGAGTTAAACGATTTAAGAGGTAAAATTGATCAATATAAATTATTTGGAAGCAGAGAAATGTAATGTCGAGCAGACTAATTAACATTGACAGGTAATGTTAAACTCAAATATGAGTTCCAGGAAGTAAAATCGACACATGTCAACCACAACAGAATTCACTAGCTCTTGCAACCAAGTGTCGcatcatgttttttttcttttctatcttTTTAAGAAAACTTGAATTAGTTCTTGTGCCACTCTAGGCACAATTTACGGGCTTCCTATTCTCAAACTTTTAGAAAGCCAAAAAAGGCTCAACGCCCCGCCAATCTTTTAGAAAGAGGAGTGTGCATCTTTATGTTGCGTATTCTTAACTCAATCATAGTCATAGTTGTCACCTAAAAAAAATTTATAGTTGCTGGATTATGCATGAAGATGCGtaccaattttttatttttattttttgttttttgtttttttaataggAGATGATTGAGAAATAAATATTTCTCAATAGAGTGAGCTCTAGCCTCTAGGTGCTCTCCACAATCTATCATAACCTTGGTATTACAGATGCAATCAAGTTCGGGACACATGTGTCTTAAATATGATCGACAACAACAACACATGTATACACGAGAAGATGAGTCTTCTAATAAGTGTGACGACACTTTTTACCTGCATTAAGTGAGTTGAGCCATGACACACAACAGTGAAGTCTACTTATTCATTTGTTTACGCATGGAGAACTACAAGATTTATTTTTTGAAAGGTTACTCGATATTAACAATCAGAAGTTTTTCTTCATCCGTTTATTTACCCACAAGATACACCTTTTTctaacatagtacagacgcaagggctcatataaaCGTGCACACACTCATCACTATGAATGCACACACACaccttacccctatgagcacctccgagagactgagccgacatattatcttgagattttacgaagtcaccgtaggcgccttgtAGTCGtcaggaacgtctcctcccactgaaagcgtatcATCGAAAATCCTGAAAAAATCCAGCATAAATCCGAGTACAGTAACTAAAATGAGCACCTGCTGCCAGTGCCCTGCCGTGTGCTTGAAACCCTAATTTATTCGACCAGCgagcggtggcagcggcggcggcagggaacTCAGGGGAAAGATGGAAAGCGGGTCAGGGAAGGGGACGGAGGGCGGTTCGGGCAAGGAGCAGGAGAGGAGAGCAGAGCAAACTCAAAAAGAAGCagatgaggaaggagaaggaacTATCCAAGAAGACGGAGATCGAGTCCGGGTAGGGGACTGAGATCGAGTCCGGCAAGGACCAGGATGAGAAACTCAGGAAGGAGCTTAAGAAACTCACCAAGGAGTATGAGAGACTCAGGTTTGAGTTGTCTCAGGAGGGTGAGGGGACGGTGCGGCATTTTGACAAGAATCCGCGGCAGAGGAAGGAGATGCTGAGGGATCTGGAGATGGTACTCAACAACATAGAAATCGAGTTACTGAAGGGGACCGAGACGGATTCCATCAAGGAGCCGGAGATTGAGAGGGATTCTGATTCCGAGTCTGGCGATGAGAGAGGCGCAGATTGGTGGGCGTCCCTCATAAGTATGGAGCCCCAACCCCAATTGGGACTCAGCAAGGGGACGGTGAGGGATTCCAGCAAGGAGCCGGCCATGGAGAGGGATGAGATGAAGGAGACGTTTTCAAGGAAGCACCAAACCCTGGTAAAGGAGCTCATCTCCGCGGAGAGGGAGCGCAAAGACTTGCTTCTCTCCATTACACCCACGTTTTCTCTCTGGAAACAAGTGGATTCTCAAAAAACATGGCGGAGACAGCCATGCCCTGCAGCTAGGGATGATGGGGAACAAGACCTTGCAGACTACCTCAACTCAATGCTCCAAGCCATGGAGGACGTGGGCCATCGGATGCTATCTATGTTGGATTTTCTCAACAAATCTGATTCTCCAGGGTCCATCTGCTTGTACAAGGCCAGCGAGCTGCACAGTACAGCTGCCAGATTAGACATGCTCATCTCCAAGGAATTCAATACGGACCAGCACCCGGAGACGATGCAGGtgcaagaggaggaggatctttCCTTCGACTTGTTGAGTCTTTTCACCAAGTATTCTCAGTTTCCAAATAATTACCACAACACATTGTCCCAGTTAGTTATGGAGGAGTATGAGGAGAAAAAGTATGAGGTCGCGAAGGTTGAAGAGGAGGAGCAGGACAAggacgaatccacaatggagtatCTCAAGGAAAGGATGGACATCGAGCAACAATTTCTCGCCTATGACCGGACATACTGGGAAGACGTGTGGGGCAGCAGGATCGGACGTTGCGGTAGATTTATGGATACAAGTAAGTAACTGCCTTTCTCCTTGTATCTGCTAGTATTGGTAATATTTATTTTCATGTACCACAATGCTTCTTCATTTCTCAATTATATATTATCATAAAGAAATATCAGTAAGAAGACATGAAATTAAAATTGCATTTATAATAGACTCGATGGATCATCGTTATCTTTGACAAGTTCATTCTCTTGGTAGTCCAACATCCTTTATGTTTCTTGCCTTTAGTAGTATTGCTTTGTGTCTGCCGCCCTGTCACcaatattcccccccccccccccccgccccaaaaAAAAGCCATGTTACGAATATGACCTCCTGTTATTGCTTGCAAATAATATGATTATACCTTAGAAGCACTTTGCTATCTCGGTGTACGGATCCTCTGTAAGTGGAGGAGTAGCAGTGTTAGAGCTCTCAGGTGGAAAATCTGTAACTGTTGCACTTGGTTGCCCACCTGGACACTGTCTCAGTAGAGTCCACTTGGAAGAAATGGTCATTCAGCATCCAGAGAATTATCTGTTGGGGAAGCCACAAAAATAAACTGTTTACCCACCAACTTTAGGTAACTCAGATGGCTTGTGCCCAGCTTGACACATAGAGGTTGCCACAAATAGATGCTTCCTTTCCTGTGATTATTTCTCGCTGTTGTCCTCACATTTTAATTGCGCAAATGTTTGAATCCATTGGATCTTTAGGGTCGCCGTTTTGTCGCATCTACAGATATTTTGCGCCTGCCATGATAAATGCAAATTGTGCAAATGCTGAATCCATTCGATCTTTAGGATCGCTGTCTTGTCGCATTTACAGATATTTTGTGCCTGCCATGATAAAACTGTCAGGTGGGTTGTGTACTTTTGAATAATTGACTGAAAAAAAAGTTATCAATTGTAACACTGTGATACCTTGGGACTGGTGTAGTAACAGGACAGCACGGACACTTATAAGTGTCTCCCTCTGCTTAAACCTTTTTTCCAGCAATCCTTGGAATTTCTGTGCCACCAGTTGTCCGTGGAAATCACCTCAGTAATTCGAATCTTAAACTTACAGCCCTCTCCCTTTATGGATAAAGCAGAATTTTATAATCACAAATTGATTGGAAATACTGTATGCAACATTAATAGATGGTAGTAAACTCAAGCCTGCATCTCTCTTTACTCAAGCCTGCACCTTGACTGATTTCTTTGCACATAGTGCAACACACAAAGTAGACAACGGTTGGGCAGCAAGTGAGGGGCGCCGGGAAGGGCCTTACGTGAGAGGCAGGGGCGATGATGCGTGGGTGTTTGAAGGGTATGAAGAAGAGGTGGCATATGGTTTGTGACCGTGTCAACCGTGTTTAGTAGTAAATCTGGGCAGTAGTTTCAGCAATGTAGGGGTCTGTACATATTAGAATTCTGGGCAGTAGTTTCAGCAATGCTTACTTTATTTGCTTATTCATATTAGAATTCTGACATCTGACGCTTGTTTTTTGTGCTGCAGCCATATTGAGCCCTATGCAATTTACACACTACACACCTGGTGGCATCCATTCCCCTGCTGCTGTCGCCGGTACTACTCTGCAGATCTATTCAGTCAAGATAAAGGATTTAAGAGGCTTGAACTGGCCACTCAGAGTGTACGGTGTGATTGCTGCTCGAGACACTGTGGATCACAACCGCAACATTTTATTCTCTCGGTCAGAGTTTAACTACCAAGAACTCAATGAACAAGTATGTACTCTATTCAGTTTTTTGCTCATTTTCATTTGACTTTGTAGTGCATTACGATTAGGTGTTTACAATGATGGTATAATGCCTTGCAGGATCCTTACTTATGCTTGACTGGTCCGTCTCGTGCCATTGTTGTTTTGGGACATATTGACTTTGAAGTTGAACTTCAAGTAACCGATGGAGCGCAGTCCCAAACATTGATCAGCTGTAGAGAGCGTTACGGCAGTACAGATGCTTTTTTCTCTTCCTTGGCCAGCGTCACTGATGGTGGTGATGGACGGACCTTTTTGCTCTCCAACCAGAGCTGTACAACTGAGGTAACCCTTGGCCAGCTTGATAGATCACTCCAAGCTACCATCATGGGTGTACGTGTTACCGAAGGGCCTTGGCCTTTTAAGTATGGATGCCGAGTTGTTTGCTCGTGGTCTTCTGCTGCTCCGATATGTTCCAACGACACCACTTGTAGGCAAGTTGTGCTGTTTGATCACCGTGGTAAAGGAATGCGTAGAGGATCAGATGGGTACCTTCATTTGTCAAGGAAAGTGATTTCCATAGAATCATATGGGACACTGAGAGTGAGCATTGAATCTTATGGCAAGTCTGGCCGCCATATTGCTCGGAAGGATAGTATTCACTTTCCTGTTCAGAAGTGTCAAACAAAGACGCTTACTTGTCCAgttggtgatggtggcgccaccgTGGAGGTTACAGTTGCTTGGTCGTTGCTTGTGAAGGAAAAGGTGTATCTCTCACTCGTTGATTGTCCTATGTAAGGTGTATCACCGATTGCCCTGCCATATACAGTAGTAATGTAAGGTGTCAAACTGACTTGTGTCTATCATCACATCATATAACTATCTGTAACATCCCGATTCTTGGAATGGTTAagaaatttttttccaaaaatcagggcGAGAAAATTTCATTTGTTTTAGTTGTTAACCAAGCTTAAATCAGAATTTTATAATTTAATGGATTTAAATTGAACTAATGTGAACCTAAATTAAAATTTgagtttacttcttttcttttagtCGGGCTTTATTTCTCTTCTTTGGCATATTTAAATATGCACCTTTGAATTTACTTTGGTTTTTGTGAATCCGTTTGATATTTGTTTGAGCTTCTTTCCTTCTCTAAATTTTCCCAAGAGGAAAATCAATCTGTTTTTCCTGTTTCAAACTCTAGGCGAAATTCCATTTGTTCAACATCTTGCCTTCTCTTCCCTGGGTTGAGTCACTGTTTTTTTTTTCCTGTCTAAGTCGCATGGGCTTAGCCCATCTATTTTTTCTCCTCCCCTCCTTTCTCATGGGCTGGCCAAACTGGCCCATCTCTCCCGAGCGAATCCCTCtttcgaaatcactaattaaggagtattcgttgcaaagaacactccatttttttaggtcgcgacaagtggcgcacaagcagcgcgtcacttgtcgcaacctgggagttttccttttttcgtagatccgtttattcaaaacgttttatctctcaaaccgtgcgtccaaatctcaaaccgttttcaccattggattcctcgcgtcgagatcttcaaaactagatcccatgttgataagttttgatgaacttttttttcataaAAAACCCGGGaggaaaaaccgaaccgggagcatggtttttctccctttctgaaagaggcacgcctgtgcctctcgcgaaatcacaaccgtgactcttgtgaaaggaaaaaaaacagaaaacatgtttttttttcgtttccgaagaggcacggccgtgactctcgcgaaggcacgaccgtgcctatcgcgaaagcaaaaccgtgactcgcgaaagaaaaaaatacagaaaacgcgtatttttttcctttcctagaggcacggccgtgactttcacgaaagcacaatcgtgcctctcgcggaagcaaaaccgtgactcactaaagaaaaaaaaacagaaaacgcgttttgtttttctctttcctagaggcacggtcgtgactttTGCGAAATCACAACTGTACTtatcgcggaagcaaaaccgtgactctcacgaaaaaaATGGAAAACGCATTTTGTTTGTCccttttctgagaggcacggccgtgactctcgcaaaagcacaaccgtgcctctttgtggaagcaaaaccgtgactctcacgaaagaaaaaaaaacagaaaacgcattttttttcgtttccgaaaggcacggccgtgactctcgctaaagcacaaccgtgcctctcgcggaaaaaaaaccgtgactttcgcgaaaggaaaataaaagaaaacgcgttttttcgcgtaaaaaaattcaaatttttttgatcgaaaagctaagaaagaccaggggaaaaccaaaatgtcgaaaaaacccagaaaaaaccgtttaaaatgctgaaaacgcgtgcgaaaaaaaaatTCCGAAGAAAgcatccagagcgcgacacgtggcaaaaatgactgagagcgcgtcaagtggcgctgatcgttgcgaagctctcgaaggagcgctcgttatCTAGTTGCTCCCTCCCTCTTCTCCTTTCTTTGTAGGTTCACAACAACAGGAAAACATCAACGGTCACGTACATGTAGAAAAGGAAAGGACACAAGGAATTGCTACCTTCCTTAATTCCATAAACCCATCGGTTTCCAAAACGGAGAGGCTTATCATGCGCCTCCACTTCCTCTTCCACCACAAGCGCTTTCTTCTTCCTCCACCCACATGTAGGCGCACACATTACAGAGAAGAAGAAACGTTCAGCCACTCTCATGCCCTCCCCTCAACTCCCATAAATCTCAATCGTTTTCAGTTTTGAAGATACCCTACACGTCCACCACGATCTCCTTTCTCATTCCCATGAGTCTTCATgccctctctcttcctcctctgcccaagAACCCTCACTGAACTTTTGAAGCTCCATGGACGCAAGGTTTCGATCCCGGTGACTCGGACCATCTCCATCCATGCCCTTGCGCCAGAAGGTTCCCCTGCACACCATGGTTCCATTCAGGAAAGAAGGAACATGTCCCGTCGATCACACGCGAAGAATTCAGTATGTTCGTCTACACTGTTCATCAAGTTCGTCGGATCGATTCGTCGTGCTCAGTGAGCTTCTATCCAATTCCTTTTGTGCACCTTCAAAATATCACTCTAGTTATCTCCTAAACATCATGGTTCCTCCTATTTTTATCGTTGGTCGCGTTGATGCTATCCGTCGCATAAACCGTAGGTCATGGTCATATTTCCATCACTTTTGTTCATCGTTTGATCTTGACCACAATAGAGAAAATGTTTTATATGGTTGTAGCAATTCCGTAGTGGAGTTAGATTACTTGTTTGGTTAATCGAGTTTTATTATAGATTTTTGGTTGTTGATCGGACTATTTATTAATATGTTATTTTCTTGTGTTCTTGATACGGGTAGGAGTGTGTGCTAGCTATCTCATAATTTTTGGGTGTCATATGGTTTACTAGATTTAGTTTACTCTTGTTTAAATTGCTAAAATAGTTGTACATCGTTTCGGCTCGATAATTTGTGGTAGCATGTATTTCCCTTTTATGCATGTGTACTAATATTTATGAATTATAGCCATGTGTAGTATTTTGTGTTTTTAATATAGATTGATTTTGAGTTACTAAATATCATATAAATTTGTAGTCATGTGTTATGCGAGTGTACAAGTTTTTGTGAATGTTTATCATTGTTCGTACGTGTTTGGCGGGTGTTATTATTTTAATTAGATTTAGATCATTATTAGTGAAATATTTTATTTATCATTTTAGTAGTACTTGGTGGTGTTTATTGTTCTATATTGAGAATGAGTACAAATTTTTGGTGATATCTCCATGCGTAGAACCTTGTAGAATTATTGTCTTTGCTTGATTTATTTAATTATGAAATACTCAATGTCTTGACTATTTAATTTTGTTTAGCATGGCGTTATCATAGATATGGTTTACATATTCATTTTCATCCATGTCACATGTTGGTTTTAAATCATGCCTTGTCTAAATAGATGTTTAAATATTTTTGCATGTGTGTTGTATAGTTGTGATGTCATGCCATGTTGTAGGATATGATGTTTATTTTAATTGTGTGTGGTATTTAGTCGTTTATACTAGTAGTCATAAATTGGTATATTACCTTAGAACATTGCCATGCTTGTGGTGAATTGCTTGGCATCAAATTATTGTTTTGTATGATATAAGAGTGACACATTATTGCATAGTGTTCCTcttattttatagatgtttggcaTCCAATATAGTTAAAGGTTGCATTTCTTAAATTGGCGTTATGTTGATATTGTCAAATTTATGATTTACTTTACCATTGGTTGTTAATTATCCTAGGTGTTTAATTACATAGAATGATAGTTGTTCATACTTAGTTGATTGAGATGCCATGTTAGTACTTACTCAAAGTAGAATGCATATTTTTTATTATATGCCTACCATGTGTTATACAATTGCAAGTTTTTATCTTATATTCATGCTTTTGGTTATACCTTACTTGGTAGGTATACATGATAGTAGTTTGATGATATCCTGCGTAGTTCTGTATCCTATGTCGTTGCAAGTGTAAGTGGTACTAGATAGGTAATGCAAGTCATCTTTGTTATTCCTGCTATGATATCTCATTGCTTGATGTTCTTGATGCCATGGCATAGATGTTCACTTTCTTACATGCTATTTGCTTACTCGGTGTGCTTACTTGTCATAACTAGTATGTAAGCTTATGTGCTCTTGCCATTCTTGATATTCATGTTAGTTGATATCAACTAAGTTATCTTATTGTTGTGAGTTGTATTCTATTGGGTTCATACTTTGGCATTCCGTGTGATGATCATTTATACTTAGCGTTATACATTTGTATCTTGTTATTGCATTGTTGTATGCCTAGCGTTTGATATATTTTGTTTACCTTTCTATTGCATTATGATATGCCTAGACATATTTCATGCAAGTAATCTTTCATGTCTTATGATGTTGCGTTTGTTATAGTTGCTTAGTTTAGTTCTTCCTTATAGATGTTTTACTTCATTACATCTTAGTCTTATGAGTGTTTTAATACTTGTTGCTATATGACTCAtatacttagagcatctccaatagccgcGCTAAACTAGCGTCGCGCCGCAAATTCTgccgttttagcgcgcgcgcaacgcggcgggtcgctccagcgggcgcgcaaaaacggcgcgcgcgcTATAACGGGTTGGGCGCGCGGAAAAAAACACTTATCTGCGCGGTGTATTTGGGGCGCCAGCTACAGCGTGCGGctcactcgagcgctcgcgccgcactctctcctcacctcgtcctacgccccgcgcgcgccggcgccggcgccctgccacccacccatggacgcgcacaccggtgccccgctcaccccgctgtacagccgcgaccccgccgccgccgccgccgccggaaaccctagcgcggCGAGCGTTGGCGTCGCCACCGCCGGAGGGTGAGGGAATTGTCGAGgcgccgaaaggaagagcgggcaattactcaaccaacgatgacaagttactatgccatacttatttgcaagtgtcgagggatccatccattggaggtgatcaaagtagagacgcGTATTGGGGGCGAATGAAAGAACACTACGATGCTCACAActtgagtggaattgaccgctccgagagatcactttggtcccgatggtcgacaatcaacgcggattgtcaaaagtgggcggccgTACAAAAGGCAGTTGACAAGattaacccaagtggcacaaatgaggatgatcgagtaagtggcatctcatatatgttcatcatacttgtttttggtgactgaagtgctaacttgttttgtttttcttgtagaacaacattgcacaaaacttgttcaaagaagagacaaggacaactaagaaggggaagatcaagaaaggcagggtctttaccttgcctcattgctatgaagtgttaaaggatgatgagaaatggaagaagcatGTTGGTTTGGAGGATTTGAAATTGAGCAACAAACGGAAGCTAGCAAttgagaatgatgatgatgatgaggaggatgatgcatcaagtgatgacggcaagagaagtcccacacccaactcggtttcatactcgaagccaaaacgaccggatgggtgcaagaaagaccaaacccaaaagaagaagagg
The window above is part of the Triticum aestivum cultivar Chinese Spring chromosome 2A, IWGSC CS RefSeq v2.1, whole genome shotgun sequence genome. Proteins encoded here:
- the LOC123191242 gene encoding uncharacterized protein; the encoded protein is MLRDLEMVLNNIEIELLKGTETDSIKEPEIERDSDSESGDERGADWWASLISMEPQPQLGLSKGTVRDSSKEPAMERDEMKETFSRKHQTLVKELISAERERKDLLLSITPTFSLWKQVDSQKTWRRQPCPAARDDGEQDLADYLNSMLQAMEDVGHRMLSMLDFLNKSDSPGSICLYKASELHSTAARLDMLISKEFNTDQHPETMQVQEEEDLSFDLLSLFTKYSQFPNNYHNTLSQLVMEEYEEKKYEVAKVEEEEQDKDESTMEYLKERMDIEQQFLAYDRTYWEDVWGSRIGRCGRFMDTTILSPMQFTHYTPGGIHSPAAVAGTTLQIYSVKIKDLRGLNWPLRVYGVIAARDTVDHNRNILFSRSEFNYQELNEQDPYLCLTGPSRAIVVLGHIDFEVELQVTDGAQSQTLISCRERYGSTDAFFSSLASVTDGGDGRTFLLSNQSCTTEVTLGQLDRSLQATIMGVRVTEGPWPFKYGCRVVCSWSSAAPICSNDTTCRQVVLFDHRGKGMRRGSDGYLHLSRKVISIESYGTLRVSIESYGKSGRHIARKDSIHFPVQKCQTKTLTCPVGDGGATVEVTVAWSLLVKEKVYLSLVDCPM